Genomic segment of Camelina sativa cultivar DH55 unplaced genomic scaffold, Cs unpScaffold00750, whole genome shotgun sequence:
NNNNNNNNNNNNNNNNNNNNNNNNNNNNNNNNNNNNNNNNNNNNNNNNNNNNNNNNNNNNNNNNNNNNNNNNNNNNNNNNNNNNNNNNNNNNNNNNNNNNNNNNNNNNNNNNNNNNNNNNNNNNNNNNNNNNNNNNNNNNNNNNNNNNNNNNNNNNNNNNNNNNNNNNNNNNNNNNNNNNNNNNNNNNNNNNNNNNNNNNNNNNNNNNNNNNNNNNNNNNNNNNNNNNNNNNNNNNNNNNNNNNNNNNNNNNNNNNNNNNNNNNNNNNNNNNNNNNNNNNNNNNNNNNNNNNNNNNNNNNNNNNNNNNNNNNNNNNNNNNNNNNNNNNNNNNNNNNNNNNNNNNNNNNNNNNNNNNNNNNNNNNNNNNNNNNNNNNNNNNNNNNNNNNNNNNNNNNNNNNNNNNNNNNNNNNNNNNNNNNNNNNNNNNNNNNNNNNNNNNNNNNNNNNNNNNNNNNNNNNNNNNNNNNNNNNNNNNNNNNNNNNNNNNNNNNNNNNNNNNNNNNNNNNNNNNNNNNNNNNNNNNNNNNNNNNNNNNNNNNNNNNNNNNNNNNNNNNNNNNNNNNNNNNNNNNNNNNNNNNNNNNNNNNNNNNNNNNNNNNNNNNNNNNNNNNNNNNNNNNNNNNNNNNNNNNNNNNNNNNNNNNNNNNNNNNNNNNNNNNNNNNNNNNNNNNNNNNNNNNNNNNNNNNNNNNNNNNNNNNNNNNNNNNNNNNNNNNNNNNNNNNNNNNNNNNNNNNNNNNNNNNNNNNNNNNNNNNNNNNNNNNNNNNNNNNNNNNNNNNNNNNNNNNNNNNNNNNNNNNNNNNNNNNNNNNNNNNNNNNNNNNNNNNNNNNNNNNNNNNNNNNNNNNNNNNNNNNNNNNNNNNNNNNNNNNNNNNNNNttagcctgttttgggacaaaatgggtataagtggcttttaaactctccacatctatctcaaagtcttataactagtcagttgcattggattaagacacattttaaccccagaaacactaacatagctgtttagtgcttctaagcaatgttttcttggttttagcctgttttgggacagaatgggtataagtggcttttaaactctccaaatctatctcaaactcttataactagtcagttgtattggattaagacacattttaaccacataaacactaacatagctgtttacagctactaagcaatgttttcttgctGTTAggctgttttgggacaaaatgggtatcagtggcttttaaactctccacatctatctcaaactcttataactagtcagttgtattggattaagacacattttaaccccataaacactaacaaagctgtttacagctactaagcaatgttttcttacTGTTAggctgttttgggacaaaatattGATCAAGGTAGTGTCCAAGGCTCGACCGTACCGTACGGACGTCAGTACACATTGTCAATAAGGCCGAGCCTCTTAGGGACACAACATAAAGGAAGGGAAGTGAAGTGAAGTCCATAAGGCCCAAGTCATGTTCGAGAATCATCTATTCTAGCCATTAGGCTGAAGAAGAGGAATGAAGTCACGGGTGCAAGTTGACTTGAGAAGGGTCGCTATCACTTGGGAAATGTTCTCTTCTGTCTCCCTTAATGTCGACATCTTAGGTTCCCATTCTAGTAAAGGGGTTGCCCTATTTCTACTCTCTATTTAAGGCTGTAAAACATTGTTGTATTATTATTCTATTCTAGTTGAATCTTTTCTACTTCTTATTCTCTTTACCACACGAACTCTCTCTCACTTTATTCTACTCAAACTCCATCAATCTCATAAGCCTTCCGCttattctaacatggtatcagagctaggttGTCGTTCTTGACAATCTATCTCTTTTATTCTCTCATTCTTCACTCTTCTTAACTCGATTTCTTAGTTCTACTTCCTTTATTCTCCGGGTAAACGTTTTATCCATCGGTCCATAGCTGCCAAACCATGGAAAACGCCAAACCCATTGTTACACCAGTTGTTCTTAAGGGAACAAACTACTTGCTGTGGACTAGAACCACAAGAACCGCCCTTGGAGGTCGTGGCCTTTGGAGTCATGTCGAAACTGACTATGTCCCAAAGCAAAACCccaaaggagaagatgaaggcgCTTCCGAGGTGGAAGTAGAGGAAGAGAGCGAGAGGAAGGccaagtggtttcaagaagaccaagttgTCCTATCTGTTCTCCAAAACTCTCTTGACAAGCCAATCCTTGAGGCCTACTCATATTGCGAGACGGCCAAGGAGCTGTGGGAAACTCTTAAAGGCGTGTATGGTAATATCTCTAACTTGACTAGAGTCTTTGAGGTCAAGAAGGCTATAAATGAGCTTAACCAAGATGATGTGGAGTTCACTAAACATCTTGGTAAGTTTCGAGCACTATGGTCCGAGCTTGACATGTTGCGGCCGAGTACACTTGATCCGAGTGTGTTGACCGAAAGAAAGGAGCAAGACAGTCTTTGGACTCCTCCTTACCTTGAACCCATCTTTCAATGACCTCTTGAAACACATCCTCAGGGCAGAAAAGCTCCCCTCCTTTGAAGATATTTGTTCTCAAATTCAAAGAGAACAAGGATCTCTTGATTTGTTTAGCGGTAAGGGGGAGCTTGTTACCGCCAACAAAGGAGTGTACAAGCAAGAGGAGAGGAAGGTGTGGATCTGCGACCACTGCAAGAGGCGGGGTCACCTGAAAGACAAGTGCTGGGTTCTCCATCCTCATCTCAAACCGGCCAAGTTTAAAGCCAACCTCTCAAAGGAAGCGGTTAGCGACAAGGGAGCCGGGTCATCAAAGCAGGGAGATGAGATGGCCATGACTGCAGCCTATGGAGATATGGTGAGGAAATCAGACCTTGAGGCTCTCATTTGCTCCATTGCTTCACTCAAGGAGTCTGGTATCTCTTTCTTTACCTCTAAGCCTAGTAAATCACTTGTTAtagactcgggtgcttctcaccacatgATTAGTAATCCTAGtctaattaacaatataaaaccgGCTTTAGGGAATGTAATCATTGCTAATGGAGAACAAATACCTGTGAAAGGAATAGGGGACTTGAAACTATTTGATAAaacctcaaaagctttcttAATGCCTACCTTCATATCTAATCTTCTTTCGGTTAAGAGGGCCACTAATGATTTGAATTGTTATGCAATCTTTGGTCCTAAtagtgttcattttcaggatattgagactggaaagGTTCTTGGAGAAGGACAAGGGAgtggagatctctatgtcctagagaaaaccTCACCAACTTTATCTACCTCTACtaagtcttgttttgttgttaactCGGATAGTGTATGGCATGCTAGATTAGGCCATCCCCATTCTCGCGCCCTTGCTTTAATGTTAccaaatgtttcttttgatagcTCAAtgtgtgagtcttgtattcttggtaaacattgcaagtctattttcCCTAAGTCTACTACTATTTATGAGCATTGCTTTGATCTAGTtcattctgatgtgtggacttCACCATGTCTttctagagataataacaagtattttgtgacttttattgatgaaaaatctaagtacaCAAGGATTACTTTGTTACCATCAAAAGATAGAGTGTTTGATGCCttcattaattttcaaaattatgtcactaatcatttcaatgctaaAGTTAAGGTACTTAGATCAGACAATGGTGGGGAATACACAAGTCACAAGTTCAAAGAACATTTGGCCAAACATGGCATTCTACACCAAACAAGCTGTCCGTATACACCCCAACAAAACGGTGTGGCTGAGAGGAAGAATCGACACCTTATGGAGGTTGCAAGATCGATGATGTTCCACTCACATGTTACTAGAAGATATTGGGGTGATGCCGTGATGACGGCGTGTTATTTGATTAACCGGACACCAACCAAAGTCCTTAACGACTTATCACCGTTTGAGGTATTGAACAAATTTAAACCATCTCTTGATCACTTACGTGTTTttgggtgtgtttgttttgtccTAGTTCCTGGAGAGCAACGGAGTAAGCTGGATGCCAAGAGTACAAAATGCATGTTCGTTGGCTACTCCACGACTCAAAAGGGGTACAAGTGTTACGACCCGGCAACAAGTCGGCTATATGTCTCTAGAGATGTTCGGTTCCTGGAAAATGCTATGACAAACAGAATTGGAACAGCCTCAAAGACGTCTCCACCTCGCCTAGTGACCGAGCCTCCAGCCTAAAGTTCCTCCTTGATCATCTCGGTAACCCGTCTCCACCGACGAGTGTTGTGCGGCCAGAGCTAAGGCCAACACCTACTGAGGGTGGGTCTGACCAAGGGGACACACAAGACAATGTCTTAACCCAAGAGGATGTTTTTACCGAATCTGGCCTGCCCATTTCCTATTCCTGGCCCTACAACGGCCACATCTGCCCCGGCCGCGACTCCTACCGAGGAACATATCGAGACGGCCACTACCGAGGAACACATCGAGTTGCCAATTGTGGagcctcctcctccaccagtCTTACGCCGGAGTATCCGACCTCGATCTGATCCCTCCACTTGGAAAAACAAGCGTGTCTACTACAACAGTCAAGCCGTCGCACATCCTATCCAGGCCGTTTGTTCACTTGAGCTGCTCCCGGTCAATCACCAAGGTTTCTTTGGCCAAGTCGATGCACATTGGGTTCCTCAAACTTATGATGAGGCTAAGGAGCACAAGGAGTGGCTAGATGCTGTCGAAGACGAAACTGGTGCCATGATCCGTAACCACACTTGGGACGAAGCCGACCTTCCCAAAGGCAAAAAGGCCGTGAATTTTAAATGGGTGTTCACCATCAAGTTCTTGAGCACCGGTGCTATTGAAAGACATAAAGCCCGATTGGTGGCCCGTGGATTCACCCAAACGTATGGCGACGACTACACGGAGACCTTTGCCCCGGTGGCCAAACTTCATACGGTGTGGGTTGTGCTTTCTCTTGCGGTTAACCTCTCGTGGGACTTatggcaaatggatgtcaaaAACGCGTTTCTTCAGGGTGAGTTGGATGAGGAAGTTTATATGACGCCTCCTCCGGGTCTTGACGGCCTGGTCGCTCCCGGGAAGGTCTTGCGGCTTCGTAAGGCCATCTATGGCCTTAAACAGTCTCCGCGTGCCTGGTATCACAAGCTGAGTTCCACTCTCAAGACTCAAGGCTTTCACCGATCGGAGGCTGATCACACTCTGTTCACGTGTAAGACATCTCTTGGCCTTGTAGTGGTGTTGATCTATGTAGACGACATTATTGTGACTGGTGACGATAAGGCTGGCATTGAAGCTACCAAACAATCTCTTGGGTCAGCCTTTGATATCAAGGACTTAGGCGAGCTCCGCTACTTTCTCGGGATTGAAATCTGCCGTTCCACGGAGGGGCTCTTTCTTTCCCAAAGAAAGTACACTCTTGACTTGCTGGCTGAAACGGGCAAGCTTGGGGTGTCTCCCGCACCTACACCACTTGATGAAGATGACcagctcaagcgaaagggggagagtcTTAGGGCAAAAGAAGGCAAACCGCGAGAACTCATGGACGAGCCATTCCCGGATGTCACGCGTTATCGCCGGCTTGTAGATAAGTTAATATACCTTACTATTACACGACCTGACATATGTTATGCTATGAATCAGGTCAGTCAACACATGAAGGCTCCAAGCAAGTATCAATGGAGTCAGGTCGAGAGGATTCTGAGTTATCTCAACGGTAGTCTGGgtcaaggcatttggatgggtaAAAACAACAACACCGGGATTGTTGGGTATTGTGATGCGGACTACAATGGGGATACATTGGATAGAAGATCCACCACTGGATATTGCACATTTGTTGGAGGAAATTTAGTGACATGGAGGTctaagaagcaaaaggtggttTCATGTTCAAGTGCCGAGGCTGAGTATAGAGCTATGAGGAAGCTAACTAATGAGATGACATGGCTGAAGGGTTTACTCAATGATCTTGGTATTGAGTCAAATCAGCCTATGACCATGCATTGCGATAATGAGGCGGCAATCCATATAGCTACTAACTCAGTCTTCCATGAGCGGACCAAACACATAGAAAGCGAC
This window contains:
- the LOC104773906 gene encoding uncharacterized protein LOC104773906 — translated: MENAKPIVTPVVLKGTNYLLWTRTTRTALGGRGLWSHVETDYVPKQNPKGEDEGASEVEVEEESERKAKWFQEDQVVLSVLQNSLDKPILEAYSYCETAKELWETLKGVYGNISNLTRVFEVKKAINELNQDDVEFTKHLGKFRALWAEKLPSFEDICSQIQREQGSLDLFSGKGELVTANKGVYKQEERKVWICDHCKRRGHLKDKCWVLHPHLKPAKFKANLSKEAVSDKGAGSSKQGDEMAMTAAYGDMVRKSDLEALICSIASLKESGISFFTSKPSKSLVIDSGASHHMISNPSLINNIKPALGNVIIANGEQIPVKGIGDLKLFDKTSKAFLMPTFISNLLSVKRATNDLNCYAIFGPNSVHFQDIETGKVLGEGQGSGDLYVLEKTSPTLSTSTKSCFVVNSDSVWHARLGHPHSRALALMLPNVSFDSSMCESCILVKVLRSDNGGEYTSHKFKEHLAKHGILHQTSCPYTPQQNGVAERKNRHLMEVARSMMFHSHVTRRYWGDAVMTACYLINRTPTKVLNDLSPFEVLNKFKPSLDHLRVFGCVCFVLVPGEQRSKLDAKSTKCMFVGYSTTQKGYKCYDPATSRLYVSRDVRFLENAMTNRIGTASKTSPPRLVTEPPA